In one window of Arachis ipaensis cultivar K30076 chromosome B06, Araip1.1, whole genome shotgun sequence DNA:
- the LOC107647373 gene encoding protein FAR-RED ELONGATED HYPOCOTYL 3-like, producing the protein MGYAKIVTEDFESEWEQIADEYGLREKQCSCQMHDKKEMWASAYLRDKFCAGYRTTSRCEGINAYVNKFSKSTHTIYELVQSLKMVALYTREVFGDVKKEIEGVGALNLINKRRIMNTMVYSLEEYEEPDVHIMASFGWSTRNVSCQCNFWKKHGYPCKHMFFVMKAEHLKEILDKLVLMRWRTDAKSPEQYTENWGDVSEHGVILRHGALHFASQWMFFLGAQRLALFQKAMRGIQSLCKDLELDYKAFHGGVRPSAEHAGEGNPVVRDPVVARSKGAPKLGKKKSLGKRRCCTCCKRTGHTKRKCPTKGEHDAQHELGDDAFEGGRFRHA; encoded by the exons ATGGGCTACGCGAAAATAGTGACAGAGGACTTTGAATCCGAATGGGAGCAGATCGCCGATGAGTATGGGTTACGCGAGAAGCAATGTTCATGCCAGATGCATGATAAAAAGGAGATGTGGGCAAGTGCTTATCTGCGTGACAAGTTCTGCGCGGGATATCGGACAACATCCCGATGTGAAGGCATTAACGCATACGTGAACAAGTTTTCGAAGTCCACCCACACAATTTACGAGTTGGTTCAGAGCTTAAAGATGGTTGCCT TATACACCAGAGAAGTGTTTGGGGATGTCAAGAAGGAGATTGAAGGGGTGGGTGCCTTGAACCTGATTAACAAAAGGAGGATCATGAATACAATGGTATACAGCTTGGAGGAATATGAGGAACCTGATGTGCACATAATGGCGTCCTTCGGTTGGTCGACTAGGAATGTAAGTTGTCAATGTAATTTCTGGAAGAAGCATGGATATCCATGCAAGCACATGTTCTTTGTGATGAAGGCAGAGCATCTGAAGGAGATACTCGATAAGCTCGTTCTGATGAGGTGGAGAACTGATGCAAAGTCCCCTGAGCAGTACACGGAAAATTGGGGAGACGTTAGCGAGCACGGTGTTATCCTCCGGCATGGGGCACTCCATTTCGCATCGCAGTGGATGTTTTTCCTAGGGGCACAAAGGTTGGCATTGTTCCAAAAGGCAATGCGTGGAATTCAATCCTTATGTAAAGACCTCGAGTTGGATTACAAGGCTTTTCATGGTGGGGTTAGGCCGAGCGCCGAACATGCCGGTGAAGGAAATCCCGTGGTTAGGGACCCAGTTGTTGCTCGGTCAAAGGGGGCCCCAAAACTTGGAAAGAAAAAATCCCTTGGTAAAAGGCGATGTTGCACATGCTGCAAGCGTACGGGACACACAAAGAGAAAGTGCCCAACCAAGGGTGAACATGATGCACAACACGAGTTAGGTGACGATGCATTCGAGGGGGGACGATTTAGACATGCCTGA
- the LOC110263810 gene encoding uncharacterized protein LOC110263810 — protein MLKLHSGDSEPFDDPKKYRSIVGALQYLTITRPDISFTANKCSQFMHKPTLEQWKAVKRVLRYLQGMIFSKCTDYRILTFADADWASDLDDRRSTSGYFVFLGRVESSQR, from the coding sequence ATGCTGAAGCTGCACAGTGGTGACTCTGAGCCTTTTGATGACCCCAAGAAGTACAGGTCCATTGTAGGAGCCTTGCAGTACCTAACAATAACAAGACCAGACATTTCTTTTACTGCAAACAAGTGCTCTCAGTTCATGCACAAACCAACTCTTGAGCAATGGAAGGCGGTCAAGCGTGTGTTAAGATACTTGCAAGGAATGATCTTTAGCAAATGTACTGACTACAGAATTCTCACCTTTGCAGATGCAGACTGGGCATCTGATTTAGATGATAGAAGGTCTACCAGCGGGTACTTCGTTTTTCTTGGAAGAGTGGAAAGCAGTCAAAGGTGA